A single region of the Micropterus dolomieu isolate WLL.071019.BEF.003 ecotype Adirondacks linkage group LG02, ASM2129224v1, whole genome shotgun sequence genome encodes:
- the axin2 gene encoding axin-2 isoform X2, whose protein sequence is MSRALMDHIASSFREDAPRPPVPGEEGEAPCYPGKQAMMKPLEPPKSFLLGSPCSTARRNQDGLGEPEGSASPDSSLSRWTKSLHSLLGDQDGALLFRTFLEREKCVDTLDFWFACNGFRQMDLKDTKTQRVAKAIYKRYIENNSIVAKQLKPATKTFIRDNIKKQHIDSAMFDQAQTEIQTNMEENAYQMFLTSDIYLEYVRTGGENPNHVNSTGLGDLKVVCGYLPTLNEEEEWSCDFKAKALVELSAKAQRATMSMRAVEVMKRDYRSYKRADPHPCHVGSFAPVSSTNDSEVSSDALTDDAMSVTDSSVDGIPPYKLGSKKQLQREMQRNMKMNSQASLPAFPRTHRPPKEMVPMEPAEFAAQLISRLEGLKRKQDTINSLEERLQQIEEEEEREDAEIMGSAPQLSPHPLTLLPGSSDEDPQAILDEHLSRVLKTPGCQSPAVIRHSPRSSSPEHKPFMRVGFGIKALVRTGPSSSSVSSPEQGAITLALGPSRTLVSRQSTKHIHHHYIHHHASPKTKEQIEREAALRVHGLCSSSGECQPYQRSRSLGREMCGAVSADNSIGRSSSLSRRVCRSGAEEGVAERCMEDCGLLQLPSDTTDPTQNVLQWILESKRQGRHKSHSNQSTKKSFGGSTTQTHTWGGGGSCGHLRNHQPAQPFIQDPAMPPLPPPNTLAQLEEACRRLEEVSTKTTKQRHSTSSLQQEKSHPVPVQVEGSVLLSLANPSPAGLTTSHGLQSEEMKECKKGLGGHGVCSGETVVTYFFCGEEIPYRRTMKSHNLTLGHFKEQLRKKGNYRYYFKKASDEFKCGAVFEEVSDDMSLLPTYEGKILGKVERME, encoded by the exons ATGAGTCGGGCGCTTATGGACCATATCGCCAGTAGTTTCCGAGAAGATGCTCCTCGACCCCCGGTGCCGGGGGAGGAGGGCGAGGCGCCCTGCTACCCCGGCAAACAAGCAATGATGAAACCCCTGGAACCCCCCAAATCGTTTTTGCTCGGTTCTCCGTGCTCCACGGCGAGGAGGAACCAGGATGGTCTTGGGGAGCCAGAGGGGAGTGCCTCCCCGGATTCATCGCTTTCCCGGTGGACAAAGTCTTTGCACTCTCTCCTCGGGGACCAGGACGGTGCTCTTCTTTTTAGGACATTCCTGGAGCGAGAGAAATGTGTCGATACTTTAGACTTTTGGTTTGCCTGCAATGGCTTCAGGCAAATGGACCTCAAGGATACCAAAACGCAGAGAGTCGCCAAAGCAATTTACAAGCGCTACATCGAGAACAACAGCATTGTCGCGAAACAGCTCAAGCCCGCAACTAAAACCTTCATACGGGATAATATCAAGAAGCAACACATAGACTCTGCGATGTTCGACCAAGCGCAGACCGAGATCCAGACCAACATGGAGGAGAACGCGTACCAGATGtttctgacctctgacatttacCTCGAGTATGTGAGGACTGGGGGGGAGAACCCGAATCACGTCAACTCGACCGGATTGGGCGACCTGAAAGTTGTATGTGGATACCTGCCCACGCTCaatgaagaggaggagtggaGTTGTGATTTCAAAGCCAAAGCACTGGTTGAACTGTCAGCGAAGGCGCAGAGGGCCACCATGTCCATGAGAGCAGTGGAGGTGATGAAAAGAGATTACAG ATCATACAAGAGAGCAGACCCGCACCCCTGCCATGTGGGCTCTTTTGCCCCCGTCAGCAGCACCAACGACAGCGAGGTGTCCAGTGACGCCTTGACAGACGATGCCATGTCTGTGACTGACAGCAGTGT AGATGGCATCCCTCCGTATAAACTGGGCTCCAagaaacagctacagagagagatgCAGCGCAACATGAAGATGAACAGCCAAGCCTCTCTGCCTGCTTTTCCT CGTACCCACCGTCCTCCCAAGGAGATGGTCCCAATGGAGCCTGCAGAGTTTGCAGCCCAGCTCATCTCCCGCTTGGAGGGCCTGAAGAGAAAGCAGGACACCATTAACTCTCTGGAGGAGAGGCTGCAGCAGATTGAGGAG gaggaagaaagagaagacGCGGAGATCATGGGAAGTGCTCCCCAACTCTCTCCCCACCCCTTGACCCTCCTACCTGGCTCCTCTGACGAGGACCCCCAGGCGATCCTGGACGAACACCTCTCGCGTGTCCTGAAGACCCCCGGCTGCCAGTCACCAGCTGTCATCCGCCACTCGCCCCGCTCCAGCTCGCCAGAGCACAAGCCCTTCATGCGGGTCGGCTTTGGGATTAAGGCACTGGTAAGGACAGGGCCCTCCAGTTCTTCTGTCTCTAGTCCTGAACAAGGGGCCATCACTCTGGCCTTGGGACCCAGCAGGACCCTCGTAAGCAGGCAGAGCACAAAACACATCCACCACCATTACATCCACCATCATGCCAGTCCAAAGACCAAGGAGCAGATTGAAAGGGAGGCAGCCCTCAGGGTGCATGGCCTGTGCTCCAGCAGTGGCGAGTGCCAGCCTTACCAGCGCAGCCGCAGCCTGGGCAGAGAGATGTGCGGGGCCGTCTCAGCAGACAACAGTATTGG gCGTTCCAGCTCTCTGTCCAGGCGTGTGTGTCGTTCAGGGGCTGAGGAGGGAGTAGCAGAGAGGTGCATGGAGGACTGTGGGCTCTTACAGCTGCCCAGCGACACAACAGACCCCACCCAGAATGTGTTGCAGTGGATCCTGGAAAGTAAACGGCAAGGCAGGCACAAGTCTCACAG TAACCAGAGCACTAAGAAGTCCTTTGGAGGCTCCACtacccagacacacacatgggGTGGTGGCGGAAGCTGTGGCCACCTACGTAACCACCAGCCAGCCCAGCCATTCATCCAGGACCCAGCCATGCCTCCCCTGCCCCCTCCCAACACTTTGGCCCAGCTGGAGGAGGCCTGCCGCAGACTGGAGGAGGTCTCCACCAAGACCACCAAGCAAAG GCATTCAACGTCCAGTCTCCAGCAAGAGAAGAGCCACCCAGTGCCTGTGCAGGTTGAGGGGTCCGTCCTTCTGTCTCTAGCCAATCCAAGCCCTGCTGGCCTCACGACCAGCCACGGTCTCCAATCAGAAGA GATGAAGGAGTGTAAAAAGGGTTTAGGAGGCCACGGAGTGTGCAGTGGCGAGACAGTGGTGACATATTTCTTCTGTGGGGAGGAAATCCCCTACCGGAGGACCATGAAGAGCCACAATCTCACCCTGGGCCACTTCAAGGAGCAGCTCCGCAAGAAGGGCAACTACAG
- the axin2 gene encoding axin-2 isoform X1 has translation MSRALMDHIASSFREDAPRPPVPGEEGEAPCYPGKQAMMKPLEPPKSFLLGSPCSTARRNQDGLGEPEGSASPDSSLSRWTKSLHSLLGDQDGALLFRTFLEREKCVDTLDFWFACNGFRQMDLKDTKTQRVAKAIYKRYIENNSIVAKQLKPATKTFIRDNIKKQHIDSAMFDQAQTEIQTNMEENAYQMFLTSDIYLEYVRTGGENPNHVNSTGLGDLKVVCGYLPTLNEEEEWSCDFKAKALVELSAKAQRATMSMRAVEVMKRDYRSYKRADPHPCHVGSFAPVSSTNDSEVSSDALTDDAMSVTDSSVDGIPPYKLGSKKQLQREMQRNMKMNSQASLPAFPRTHRPPKEMVPMEPAEFAAQLISRLEGLKRKQDTINSLEERLQQIEEEEEREDAEIMGSAPQLSPHPLTLLPGSSDEDPQAILDEHLSRVLKTPGCQSPAVIRHSPRSSSPEHKPFMRVGFGIKALVRTGPSSSSVSSPEQGAITLALGPSRTLVSRQSTKHIHHHYIHHHASPKTKEQIEREAALRVHGLCSSSGECQPYQRSRSLGREMCGAVSADNSIGRSSSLSRRVCRSGAEEGVAERCMEDCGLLQLPSDTTDPTQNVLQWILESKRQGRHKSHSNQSTKKSFGGSTTQTHTWGGGGSCGHLRNHQPAQPFIQDPAMPPLPPPNTLAQLEEACRRLEEVSTKTTKQRHSTSSLQQEKSHPVPVQVEGSVLLSLANPSPAGLTTSHGLQSEEYDASSVLPSLSSPPLCSSSSSSSQP, from the exons ATGAGTCGGGCGCTTATGGACCATATCGCCAGTAGTTTCCGAGAAGATGCTCCTCGACCCCCGGTGCCGGGGGAGGAGGGCGAGGCGCCCTGCTACCCCGGCAAACAAGCAATGATGAAACCCCTGGAACCCCCCAAATCGTTTTTGCTCGGTTCTCCGTGCTCCACGGCGAGGAGGAACCAGGATGGTCTTGGGGAGCCAGAGGGGAGTGCCTCCCCGGATTCATCGCTTTCCCGGTGGACAAAGTCTTTGCACTCTCTCCTCGGGGACCAGGACGGTGCTCTTCTTTTTAGGACATTCCTGGAGCGAGAGAAATGTGTCGATACTTTAGACTTTTGGTTTGCCTGCAATGGCTTCAGGCAAATGGACCTCAAGGATACCAAAACGCAGAGAGTCGCCAAAGCAATTTACAAGCGCTACATCGAGAACAACAGCATTGTCGCGAAACAGCTCAAGCCCGCAACTAAAACCTTCATACGGGATAATATCAAGAAGCAACACATAGACTCTGCGATGTTCGACCAAGCGCAGACCGAGATCCAGACCAACATGGAGGAGAACGCGTACCAGATGtttctgacctctgacatttacCTCGAGTATGTGAGGACTGGGGGGGAGAACCCGAATCACGTCAACTCGACCGGATTGGGCGACCTGAAAGTTGTATGTGGATACCTGCCCACGCTCaatgaagaggaggagtggaGTTGTGATTTCAAAGCCAAAGCACTGGTTGAACTGTCAGCGAAGGCGCAGAGGGCCACCATGTCCATGAGAGCAGTGGAGGTGATGAAAAGAGATTACAG ATCATACAAGAGAGCAGACCCGCACCCCTGCCATGTGGGCTCTTTTGCCCCCGTCAGCAGCACCAACGACAGCGAGGTGTCCAGTGACGCCTTGACAGACGATGCCATGTCTGTGACTGACAGCAGTGT AGATGGCATCCCTCCGTATAAACTGGGCTCCAagaaacagctacagagagagatgCAGCGCAACATGAAGATGAACAGCCAAGCCTCTCTGCCTGCTTTTCCT CGTACCCACCGTCCTCCCAAGGAGATGGTCCCAATGGAGCCTGCAGAGTTTGCAGCCCAGCTCATCTCCCGCTTGGAGGGCCTGAAGAGAAAGCAGGACACCATTAACTCTCTGGAGGAGAGGCTGCAGCAGATTGAGGAG gaggaagaaagagaagacGCGGAGATCATGGGAAGTGCTCCCCAACTCTCTCCCCACCCCTTGACCCTCCTACCTGGCTCCTCTGACGAGGACCCCCAGGCGATCCTGGACGAACACCTCTCGCGTGTCCTGAAGACCCCCGGCTGCCAGTCACCAGCTGTCATCCGCCACTCGCCCCGCTCCAGCTCGCCAGAGCACAAGCCCTTCATGCGGGTCGGCTTTGGGATTAAGGCACTGGTAAGGACAGGGCCCTCCAGTTCTTCTGTCTCTAGTCCTGAACAAGGGGCCATCACTCTGGCCTTGGGACCCAGCAGGACCCTCGTAAGCAGGCAGAGCACAAAACACATCCACCACCATTACATCCACCATCATGCCAGTCCAAAGACCAAGGAGCAGATTGAAAGGGAGGCAGCCCTCAGGGTGCATGGCCTGTGCTCCAGCAGTGGCGAGTGCCAGCCTTACCAGCGCAGCCGCAGCCTGGGCAGAGAGATGTGCGGGGCCGTCTCAGCAGACAACAGTATTGG gCGTTCCAGCTCTCTGTCCAGGCGTGTGTGTCGTTCAGGGGCTGAGGAGGGAGTAGCAGAGAGGTGCATGGAGGACTGTGGGCTCTTACAGCTGCCCAGCGACACAACAGACCCCACCCAGAATGTGTTGCAGTGGATCCTGGAAAGTAAACGGCAAGGCAGGCACAAGTCTCACAG TAACCAGAGCACTAAGAAGTCCTTTGGAGGCTCCACtacccagacacacacatgggGTGGTGGCGGAAGCTGTGGCCACCTACGTAACCACCAGCCAGCCCAGCCATTCATCCAGGACCCAGCCATGCCTCCCCTGCCCCCTCCCAACACTTTGGCCCAGCTGGAGGAGGCCTGCCGCAGACTGGAGGAGGTCTCCACCAAGACCACCAAGCAAAG GCATTCAACGTCCAGTCTCCAGCAAGAGAAGAGCCACCCAGTGCCTGTGCAGGTTGAGGGGTCCGTCCTTCTGTCTCTAGCCAATCCAAGCCCTGCTGGCCTCACGACCAGCCACGGTCTCCAATCAGAAGAGTACGATGCCTCTAGCGTCctgccctccctctcctctcctcctctctgctcctcttcctcctcctcctctcagccATAG